The following nucleotide sequence is from Kiritimatiella glycovorans.
TGGTGGTGCTCCTCGTACTTCGAGCGCAGCCCGCGCAGGATCTCCACCGTCTCCTCGATCGTCGGTTCTTTCACCGTGATCGACTGGAACCGGCGTTCGAGCGCGGCGTCCTTCTCGACGAACCGCCGGTACTCCTTGAGGGTCGTGGCCCCGATACACTGCAGCTCCCCGCGGGAGAGCGAGGGTTTAATGATGTTGGCCGCGTCCATGGCGCCCTCGGCGCTGCCGGCGCCGACGATGGTATGCAGTTCGTCGAGGAACAGGATGATATTGCCCATGCGGCGGATTTCATCCATCACCGCCTTGATCCGCTCCTCGAACTGACCTCGGTACTTCGTGCCCGCGACCATGAGCGCCAGGTCGAGCTTGACGACTTTGCGGTTCGTGAGCAGGTCGGGCACTTCGCCTTCGACAATATTCTGGGCGAGACCTTCCGCGATCGCCGTCTTGCCGACCCCCGCCTCGCCCAGCAGTACGGGGTTGTTCTTGGTCCGGCGGCAGAGGATCTGGATGACGCGCTCGATCTCCTCCTTGCGCCCGATCACGGGATCGAGTTCGCCCTTGCGGGCCTCTTCCGTCAGGTCGAGGCCGAAGGCGTTCAACGCGGGGGTCTTCGACTTGCCCTTCTTCTCCTTGCGCGCCGTGCCGAGTTCGGGACCCGGCGCCTCCTCCTCGTCGCCCGGCTCATAGTTCGGGTCGAGTTCCTTCATCACCGCCATGCGGCTCTCTTCGAGGTCGATGCCGAGGCTCTCGAGCACGCGCGCGGCCACGCCCTCGCCCTCGCGCAGCAGGCCGAGCAGGATATGCTCGGTGCCGACGTACGTATGCCCCAGCGACTGCGCCTCGCGTCCGGCGAGGGCCAGCACCTTCTTCGCCCGCGGCGTGAAGGGGATGTTGCCGATCGTCTTCATCTCCGGACCCGTGCCGACGGCCTTTTCCACCTCCATGCGGAGGGTCTCCAGCTCGACGCCCATCGACTTCAGCACGCTGACCGCCACGCCCTGGTCGAGGCCGATCAGTCCCAGCAGGATGTGTTCGGTGCCGACATAGCCGTGGTTGAACCGCTCGGCTTCCGCGCGGGCGGCCTGCAGTACCTTCTGGGCTCTGGGGGTAAAATTATTCATGTCTGTTCCTCTCCGCGCAGCATACTCCGGATCAGCCCCGCGCGTACCCTGTCCCTTTCGCCGGAGGGCAATGTCTGCTTTTCGATCCGCTGCAGATGCGCCGGCTGCGTATGCACGAGAAGCCGGTCGATCTGCTCGCGGCGCGCGTAATCGATCATACCCAGATCGCAACCGAGCCGCAAGGCGGACAGCAGATCCAGCGCCTCCTTGGAGCCCAGGATGCGGGCGTGGGAAAGGATCCCGTAGGCCCGGCCGATATGATCCTCGAGCACCGTCTCGCGGGTCTCGAAAAGCCGTTTGCGGGCGTTTTCCTCGTGTTCGACCAGCTCCAGCGTAATCTGTTCAAGATGGTCGACGATGTCCTCTTCGCGCTTGCCGAGCGTGATCTGGTTGGAAATCTGGAACATGTGGCCGGCGGACTCCGTCCCTTCGCCCCACAGGCCGCGCACGGCCAGCCCGATGCGGGAGACCCCTTTGAGCACCGGGTTCATCTCCTCCATCAACACGAGGCCGGGCAGATGGAGCATGACACTGACGCGAATTCCGGTGCCGACGTTCGACGGGCAGGCCGTAAGGTACCCGAGCTTCGGCGAAAAGGCATAGGTGACTTCGCCCTCCACGCCGTCGTCGAGCTCATTGACCTCGCGCCACACTTCGTGAAGCGCGATCCCCGGGCGGATCACCTGCATGCGCAGGTGGTCCTCCTCGTTGATCATGACCGAGGTCCTTTCATCGGGGCTGATCAGCACTCCGCTGCCCGCGGCGCGCGCCACCTGTTCCCGGCTGATGAGATGCCGCTCGTACAGCAGTTCGCGGTCGACGTCATCCAGCTCGCCCATCTCCCACGCCGCCGCGCCGGCGATCCATTCATGGCTGAGAAAGAGTTCGCGCAGACCGCCCCATAGGCGGACGCGGTTCTTCTCCCCGGCCCAGTCCGGGAACCGTTCCCCCTTCAGGTTCCGCGCAAGGCGCGCCCGGCTGCTTATGACGGGGCCCTCGCGGAGGCCCGTCTCGAACCACCCCTCGCGGCGGCCGATCAGTTCCTCCGGATTCATTCGCTTTCGCTCCCCTCTTGCGAACCCAGCGCGCGCACTTCGTCGCGCAACTCGGCCGCCTTCTCGTATTCCTCGCGCGCCACCGCCCGTTCGATCTCCTTCTGCAGGCGGGCCAGCTTTGCGTTCCTGCGGGCCGCCGCCCCGGCGCGCGCCGGGATCTTGCCGGCGTGCTGATTGCTGTGATGCATGGCGTTGATCAGCGACATGATTTCGCCCATGAAGGTATCGTAACACCGCGGACAGCCGAGGCGGCCGATCCGCTTGAAGTCGGACCGCCGCATGCCGCAGTCCGGACAGGCCAGCTCCAGTTCCTCGCCTCCGCCCGGAGGGGACGCCTCTTCGCCGCCGGCCGATTCGCCCTGCCCCAGACCGAACAGGATGTCGGTGATCGAAATCGGGCTCTGCACGTCCCAGCCCTTCTTCTCCGCGCAGGACTCGCAGATGTGGATCTTCTTCACGACGCCGTTCACCACCTGGGTCAGGTGGATCGTCGCTTCCTTCTGATGACAGAATTCACACTTCATATCGGATCGCCGCTGTCCGCGATCACCCGCTGGAACCGCTCGAGCAGTTCGCCGGTGACCGGCCCCGGCTCTCCCGTCCCGATCCGGCGGCGGTCGATTTCCACCACCGAAATAAGCTCGGCGGCCGTACCCGTCAGAAAGACTTCGTCGGCCGTGTAGAGATCGTAGCGCGTCATCACGCGCTCCTCGACGGGATACCCGGTTTCGCGGGCCATCTCCATCACCTTGCCGCGCGTAATGCCCTCCAGCGCTCCGCACCACGTGGGGGGGGTGGCGAGCACGCCGTCGCGCACGGCGAAGACGTTATCCCCGGAGGCCTCGGCCACGTACCCCTGCGGATTCAGCATCAGGCACTCCATCACTCCGGCGTTGATGGCCTCGATCTTGGCCAGGACGTTGTTGAGATAATTGAGGCTCTTGATACGCGGGTTGATGGCCTCCACGTGATTGCGCGCCGTGCCCACGGTCACGATCTTGAGCCCGGTCTCGTACAGTTCCTTCGGATAGAGCTGGATGGCGGCGGCGATGATGATCACCTGCGGGTCTTCGCAGTTGTAGGGGTTGAGCCCGAGGGTGCCGCACCCGCGCGTCACTACCAGCCGGATGTAGCCGTCGCGGATGCCGTTGGCGCGGCAGGTCTCGAGCACGGCCTCGCGCATCGCCTCCCGCGTCATGGGTATTTCCAGCGCGATGGCGCGCGCCGAATCATAGAGCCGGTCGACATGCTCGCGCAGCAGAAACACGCGTCCGTTGTAGGCGCGGATGCCCTCGAACACCCCGTCGCCGTACAGCAGCCCGTGATCGAACACGGAGACGCGCGCCTCCTGCTCCGGAACCATCTCGCCGTTCATGTAAATCTGCATACCGTCCGCCTTTCCTCGCCGGGACCGAAACACCTGACCGTCCACGTTATCCTTCCAGCACACCATCCTTCAAGACCCGTTTGCGGCCGCAGTACGCCGCCACGGCGGGGTCGTGCGTGACCAGCAGCAGGGTGCGGTTCCGCTCTTCCGCGAGCTGGAGCAGCAGGTCCAGCACGCGGCGACCCGCCCCGGAGTCGAGATTGCCGGTGGGCTCGTCCGCCATCAGGATGTCCGGTTCATTGATCAGCGCCCTCGCGACCGCGGCGCGCTGGCGCTCCCCGCCCGAGAGTTCGGCGGGCCGGTGATCCATCCGATCCTGCAGCCCCACCCGCTCGAGAAGCTCCGCGGCCCGCTCGCGCGCCCGGGCGGGGTCCGGCCGCTCCAGCGCGAGGTCGGGAAGCATGCAGTTTTCGAGCACGTTCATCTCGGGCAGGAGATGGTAGGACTGGAATACGAAACCCAGCGACCGCGCGCGGAAGCGCGCCCGCCGCGCGGCGCTCAGCGCTCCGATCTCCGCACCCCGGAACAGGACCCGGCCCGAGGAGGGGGTGTCCAGCCCGCCGAGCAGATAGAGCAGCGTACTCTTGCCCGCTCCGCTCGCACCGGTAATCGCCAGCGACTCGCCGGCCTGCACCGAGAGCGACACGCCGTCGAGCACCGTCAGCGTGCGCGACCCCGCGCGAAACAGCCGGGAGAGCCCCTCCGCCCGCAGTACCGCGTCGCCGTGCCCCGGGGTCCCCTGCCGCGTCTCATTCATACCGGATCGCCTCCACGGGATCGAGACGCGCCGCGCGCCAGGCCGGCAGCAGCCCGGCGAGCGTGCAGATCGCCATCACGAGCGCCACCACCGCCACCACATCCGTCCAGACCGTGCGGGCCGGGATCTCCGCGAGCTGGTAGAGTTCTTCGGGGAGCAGTTCGACCCGGAACCGCGAGGAGAGCGCCCGCAGGAGTCCGTTCCGGTAGCGGAGGATCAGCGACCCGAGTCCGAGCCCCAGCAGCGAACCCGCCGCGCCCTCCATCCACCCCAGCCACACGAAGATACGCATGATGCGCCCGCCCGAAAATCCGAGCGCCTTGAGCAGGCCGATCTCGTGGGTCTTCTGCACCGCCAGCGTGATCAGGGTGTTGGTGATGCCGAAGGCCGCGACGATGGTGATAAAAATGAGGAGAAAGAACATCATGTTCTTCTCCACGTTGAGCGCGGAAAAGAGCTGGCGGTTCTGTTCCATCCAGGTAACGGCGGAGTACGCCCCCCCCAGCGTCTCCTCGATCTCCGCCGCGGCCTCCGGCGCGCGGTACGGGTCGCGGGTGCGCACCCGTACGCGGTGCACCCCCCGTTCGACGCCGTAGAGGTCGCCCGCGGTGGCGAGCGAGGTGAGCATGTAGCCGGCATCGAACTGGTACATGCCGACATCGAAGATGCCGCTGACCGTGAGCTCGACCGGGAGCATGATCTCGTCCTCCATCGCGAAGCTCTGCGGCGAGATCACCACCAGCACCTCGCCGACCCCCACGCCGAGGCGCGAAGCCAGGTCGGCGCCCAGCACGGCCTCCCCGTAGCCCGGATCAAAGCGGCCCGCGGTCACGCTCTCGGGTATGCGGCTCACGCCGGGTTCGAGTTCCGCGTCCACCCCCATCAGAAGCGGCGTGAAGACCCGGCCGCGATGGCGCACAAAAACCACGCCTTCCAGCGCCGGGGCCGCCCCCGTCACGCCCTCGATCCCGCGAATCCGCTCCATGAGCGGGCCGGGCTCGTCTATCTCGCCGCCCCACCGGGACACCGAGACATGGGCGTTGAAATCCAGGATCCGGTCCCGCCACATCTCGTCGAATCCCGTCATCACGGACAACACGACGATCAGCACCGCGCATCCGAGCGTCACCCCCAGCACGGAGATCACCGTGACCGCAGAGAAGAAGCTCCTCCGCGGACGCAGGTACCTCAGCGCGAGAAATAATGAAAAAGACTTCCGCATTCCATCGTCCGGATGTTGGGTCCGTAAGCCCGTTTATACCCTGCGCCGCGCCGGAAATAAATGGTATGAGTCTGAAAAGACACCGGAAGGGACTATGAGCAGGCTTCATTTCACGGGAATCGGAGGGGTCGGCATGAGCGCGCTGGCCCGCGCGGCCCTGCATCTGGGCCATGCCGTCAGCGGCTCCGACCGGACACGGGACCGCGGCGTGAGGACGCCCCTGCTGCAGGCGCTCGAATCCGAAGGCGCACGCCTCTTCCCGCAGGACGGTTCGGGCGTAACCCCGGAGACCGACGCGCTGGTCATCAGCTCCGCGATCGAAGCGGACAATCCGGAATGGACGGCGGCGCGGCGCCTGGACGTCGCCGTCCGCGGCCGCGCGGAACTGCTCGCGGACTTCTGTCGCGGGTCGGAGCTGGTCGCCGTGGCGGGAACCGCGGGCAAGACCACGGTGACCGGCATGCTCGGTCATATCTTCCGCCATCTGGGCCGCAGCCCGAACGTGTACTGCGGCGGCGAAATGCTCGCGGAAAACGGGCGGCGGCTCGGAAATTTCCTGCCCGGCTCGGAGCCGCTCTGGATTGTCGAGACCGACGAGAGCGATCGCTCGCTGCTCAAGTTCAGCCCCGATCATGCCGTGATCACCAATCTCGGCCGCGATCACTTCGACCTCGACGAGGTCCGCGAGCTGTTCGACCGGTTCGCAGCCGCAACCCGGCGCACGCTCGTTACGGACGGCGCACGGGAAGCGGCGTCGATCGAAACGCGCGCCCGCGGCGCGGGAACGGCCTTCACCTGGCGGGGCATGGAGTACACCCTTCCGCAGCCGGGGCGGCACAACGTCGAAAACGCCGTGAACGCGATCCTGCTCTGTGAGGCGATGGGATTCGCAGCGGAGTCGGTGCGCGACGCCCTCGCATGTTTCGGCGGCATCGCCCGACGGCTCGAACGCGTCGGGACGCGGAACGGCCTTCCCGTCTACGACGATTATGCCCACAATCCTCTGAAAATCCGCTCGGCATGGCGGACGCTGAGCGAACGGTGTGGACGGGTGGTCGGATGGTGGCGCCCGCACGGCTACGGCCCGCTGGCCGACCTGGCCGGAGCGCTGGAAGATACCTTCGCGGAGGTCTGCCGCCCCGATGACCGGCTTCTGGTCCTCCCCGTCTTCTACGCCGGCGGCACGGCCCGCCGACGGCTGAAGACGGACGACTTCGTGAAACGGCTGGCCGCCCGCGGCGTTCCGGCTGAATTTGCGGGCTCGTACGAAGCGCTCCACGCCCGCATCGGGGAACTGACGGGCGGACCCGGCGCCGGGGACACCATCCTGCTGGGCATGGGCGCGCGCGACCCCGAACTGGAAATGTTTGCAAGACGGGTGGCGTGCGTTTGATTGGCCCCTTCACCGGGCCGCCCCGTTCCGAAGCCGCGCCGCAACGCCGCCTTCTGCGCGCCCCTTGGTCAGCGCCCGCCGTTATCCGCTCCTGAAGCGCTCCACTCCCCGCAAGCGGAACCCCAATCCACGCCCTCGACCAACCATCGTTCCACGGCATCGATCCATCGTCGCTTCGCTCCATGGATAAAAGAAAGGCGCGCGAAGCAACTGGCAATAAGGGACAGCCAGATCAAATTGACGTTCTGATTGTGAACTTCAGACTCCCGCATTTCATTTGGGTGATGCAAATTGTTCCAGCGATTCTCATTATGGCTTCACCCTTTTCGGTCGGGGTGGCACCCGACCCTCCCAGTGCCCGAAAATGCGTCGGATATCGACTCGGGAGGGACGGCTGCCACGCCGTCCGCGGTCGGAATGCGGCCATAATGAGAACTGCTGAAATTGTTCCCTTGTGGCTGTACAAGAAGGGCTTTTGCGTGTCAGAAATAGTGTTTGATCAACGTCTGGCCACGAAGAGGATGGCCTCCTGTACATGCGAGTAGGCAGTGATTTCTCGACGGCGGAGAAAGAGGAGAAGAACGTTGAGCGTGCACGCGAGGTGTTCCCTCTTTATCGACACAACCTGGGAGAAAGCGTGATATGAGTGACAAAGAAGAGATATTGGATGGCTTCTGCCTAGACCCTGGGGAGTTCTTCAAAGACTCTGATTCCTGCACGATTCATGCGGAAGTCATGGAGCATGTCCGAAAAGAGCGTTCCGAGCAGTTTGTGGATCCTCGCCAAGTTCGGGACAATCAAGACTGGAGTTTTCTGGCCGACAAGGTCGTTGGCTCAGAGCTGCAGCCAACTGCATAGTACCCGTCTGTTTGAATTTCCGAAATCTGCATGGGCGGTACAGGATTCGAACCTGTGACCTACTGGGTGTAAACCAGTCGCTCTAACCAGCTGAGCTAACCGCCCGTCCTCTGCATCGGCCGATCAGGGTAGGTCAGACGCCGGAAAGCGTCAAGCGGCGGACGCGCCGGGACAGCGATTCTCATTATGGCTTCACCCTTTTCGGTCGGGGTGGCACCCGACCCTCCCAGTGCCCGAAAATGCGTCGGATATCGACTCGGGAGGGACGGCTGCCACGCCGTCCGCGGTCGGAATGCGGCCATAATGAGAACTGCTGGCGCCGGGACCCTCCCGCTTTTCTTGCCCAAACGGGTTCTTGATCACCGGGCCTCGCGGGAGTATGCATGGCGGAGCGCATCAGCCACAGGGAGACGCCCATGCTAAACCTAGCCGTATTCGGATCCGGAAGCGGAAGCAACCTGCAGAGCATCCTCGACGCCATTCGTGCAGGCCGTCTCGACGCGCGCCTGCGCTGCGTGATTTCCGACGTTCCGGACGCGTATATCCTGGAGCGGGCGCGCTCGGCCGGCATACCCGCCGTCCATCTCGACTGCGCTCCCTTTAAAACGAAGCTCGACGGCGAAGCACAGCAGCGGGCGATCGAACTGCTCTCGGAGCACGGTGCCGACACGATCGCGCTGGCCGGGTTCATGCGTATCGTCAAGTCCGGTCTGCTCGATGCCTATCCGCGCAGGATCGTCAATATCCACCCCGCCCTGCTCCCCGCCTTCCCCGGGCTGGAGGCCTGGAAACAGGCACTGGACTACGGCGCCAAGGTCGCCGGCTGCACCGTCCATTTCGTCGACGCCGGCATGGATACCGGACCGATCATACTGCAGCGCGCCGTGGAGGTACACGACGACGACACGCCGGAGAGCCTCCACGCCCGCATCCTTGAGCAGGAGCATGCCGCCTACCCCGAAGCCCTTCAGCGGCTCGCGGAGAACCGGCTCCGGATGGAGGGGCGGAGGGTCGTTCTGAGTGTAAACCCTGAGTGAAGCGATGCCTCAGTACTCCGGGCCCGGGGTTCCGCTCCCCCGGGCCGGCTTACGTCTCTCTTACTCTGACCTTCCTCTCCCTCTCCCCTTGCGCATCAGGCGCGGGATGTCTAACCTGTCGCTCATGGGGAAGGACAACACACCGAAGGCCCGCTCGGGTCCGCGCGAACTCGCGGGGGTCGTCTGGCTCGCGCTGTTCCTGATCGCCTGTCTGAGCTTCATCACTTATCACCCCGGCGACATTTCAGCGCTGCAGTCGCCGCCGGTGCGTCCGGCGCACAATGCGGTCGGACCGGTCGGCGGCTGGTTCGCCTACACGGGGATGCTCTTCTTCGGTCTCGCGGGCTACGGCATTCCGATAGCCTGCCTTCTGATCGGGCTGCTCGCCATCGTACGCTCGGACCGCCGGCTGTGGCCGCGGATCGCGTGGGCGCTGGGTGCGCTGCTCTGTCTCGGGACCCTGCTGGATCTGAGCGGCGCTATGGCGGCGGGGCTGGTGGACCGCCTGAACCTTCCCTCCTCAGGCGGGGTGCTGGGCCAGGCGATCGCCCACCGCACGCTCGGCGCGTGGTTCGGCGCGGCCGGGACGGGGGTTCTCGCCGCGGCGGGCCTGATCGTCTGTTTCGCGGGGCTCACGGACATCTATCCGCTCGCCCTCCTGCGCGGGTCCGGAACGTTGTTCCGCAACCTGCGCAAGTGGGGCGGCGCGCTCAAGGCCGGGCTCGCCGCCGCAGCGGCGCGTGTTCAGGCGGCGGTGCAGCGCAGGCGCGAGGCGGCCGCGACGCCGGAAGTCGATGAAGACCCGCAACCTGCGTCCTTCGGCGGAGACGATGAGGGTCTTTTCCCTGCCGCGCCCACGGCGTCCGGGGAGCGCGAATCGCCGCCCAAAAAGAAGCCGCGGAAAAAGAAGCCGGCGAAACCCGCCGAGCCGCCCCGCGAGGAGCCCGAACCCGAGCCCGAGCCGCGGCCGGTGTCGAAGGGCCCTTCCGAGTATGCCCTCCCGCCCCTCACCCTGCTTCAACAGCCCGCCGCGGGAAAGGCCGGGGGCGGCAACCCCGACACCGACCGCGAGTCGGAGGTGCTCCAGAGCACGCTGACCGAATTCAACGTGCAGGCCCAGGTCACCAACGCCGAGGTCGGGCCGGTGGTCACGCGCTACGAAGTCCGGCCCGCGCCCGGCGTCCGCGTCGGCCGCATCTCGCAGCTCTCCAACGATATCGCCCGCGCGCTGAAGGCGCGCACCGTACGCATTCAGGCGCCGGTCCCGGGCAAGGACGTGGTCGGCATCGAGATCCCCAACCCCGAGACCTCGATGGTCGTCGCGCGCCAGCTCGTCGAGACCAAAACCTTCCGCTCGGCCAAGACGGCGCTCCCCCTGATTCTCGGCAAAGACGTCAGCGGCAAGAACCTGATCGCCGACCTCGCCGACATGCCCCACATCCTGATCGCCGGCGCGACGGGCTCCGGAAAAACCGTCTGCATGAATTCGCTGCTGGCCGGACTGCTGATGTCGCGCACCCCGGACGAACTCAAGCTGATGCTGATCGACCCCAAGATCGTCGAATTCCAGCACTACCAGAACCTCCCCCACCTCGTCGTTCCGGTCATCACCGACCCCAAGAAGGTCATCTTCGGCCTCCGGTGGGCGATCAAGGAGATGGAGCGTCGTTTCCAGCTCTTCTCGAAAGCGGGCGTGCGGAATATCGCCGGATACAACGCGCGCCCGAAGGTGCGGCAGGGCCAGCTCTTCGAGGAGGGCGAAGACGAGACCTCCGAACTGCCCGAACGGCTCCCGTACATCGTCATCGTGATCGACGAACTCGCCGACCTGATGATGGTCGCGCAGGCGGAGATCGAGGGCGGCATCGCCCGCCTCGCCCAGCTCTCGCGCGCGGTGGGCATCCACATGATCATCGCCACCCAGCGCCCCTCCGTAAACGTCATCACCGGCACGATCAAGGCCAACTTCCCGGCGCGCATCGCCTTCCAGGTCGCGCAGAAGGTCGACAGCCGCACGATCATCGACGCCTCCGGCGCCGACAAACTGCTCGGGCGCGGCGACATGCTCTTCGCGCCGCCCGACGCCAGCCGGCTGGTGCGCGCCCAGGGGACCTTCACCACCGACGAGGAGATCGAGAAGATCACGGAACACTGGCGCGGGCAGGGACAGCCCGAATACGTGCAGGAGATCCACAAGAAACTCGACAACCCCTCCGCACCCACCGGACTGGAGAGCGAAGAGGAGAGCAAGGACGACGACGTGCTCGAGCAGGCGATCGAGATCATCCGCCAGACCAAGCGCGCCTCGACCTCGTCGCTCCAGCGCCGCCTGCGCATCGGGTACAACCGTGCCGCGCGCCTGATGGACCAGCTCGAGGAACGCGGCGTGGTCGGGCCGCCTTCGGACACCGGTCCGAGGGAGATTCTGATCG
It contains:
- a CDS encoding protein arginine kinase, with the translated sequence MNPEELIGRREGWFETGLREGPVISSRARLARNLKGERFPDWAGEKNRVRLWGGLRELFLSHEWIAGAAAWEMGELDDVDRELLYERHLISREQVARAAGSGVLISPDERTSVMINEEDHLRMQVIRPGIALHEVWREVNELDDGVEGEVTYAFSPKLGYLTACPSNVGTGIRVSVMLHLPGLVLMEEMNPVLKGVSRIGLAVRGLWGEGTESAGHMFQISNQITLGKREEDIVDHLEQITLELVEHEENARKRLFETRETVLEDHIGRAYGILSHARILGSKEALDLLSALRLGCDLGMIDYARREQIDRLLVHTQPAHLQRIEKQTLPSGERDRVRAGLIRSMLRGEEQT
- a CDS encoding UvrB/UvrC motif-containing protein, giving the protein MKCEFCHQKEATIHLTQVVNGVVKKIHICESCAEKKGWDVQSPISITDILFGLGQGESAGGEEASPPGGGEELELACPDCGMRRSDFKRIGRLGCPRCYDTFMGEIMSLINAMHHSNQHAGKIPARAGAAARRNAKLARLQKEIERAVAREEYEKAAELRDEVRALGSQEGSESE
- the ilvE gene encoding branched-chain-amino-acid transaminase — translated: MQIYMNGEMVPEQEARVSVFDHGLLYGDGVFEGIRAYNGRVFLLREHVDRLYDSARAIALEIPMTREAMREAVLETCRANGIRDGYIRLVVTRGCGTLGLNPYNCEDPQVIIIAAAIQLYPKELYETGLKIVTVGTARNHVEAINPRIKSLNYLNNVLAKIEAINAGVMECLMLNPQGYVAEASGDNVFAVRDGVLATPPTWCGALEGITRGKVMEMARETGYPVEERVMTRYDLYTADEVFLTGTAAELISVVEIDRRRIGTGEPGPVTGELLERFQRVIADSGDPI
- a CDS encoding ABC transporter ATP-binding protein, which produces MNETRQGTPGHGDAVLRAEGLSRLFRAGSRTLTVLDGVSLSVQAGESLAITGASGAGKSTLLYLLGGLDTPSSGRVLFRGAEIGALSAARRARFRARSLGFVFQSYHLLPEMNVLENCMLPDLALERPDPARARERAAELLERVGLQDRMDHRPAELSGGERQRAAVARALINEPDILMADEPTGNLDSGAGRRVLDLLLQLAEERNRTLLLVTHDPAVAAYCGRKRVLKDGVLEG
- a CDS encoding ABC transporter permease produces the protein MRKSFSLFLALRYLRPRRSFFSAVTVISVLGVTLGCAVLIVVLSVMTGFDEMWRDRILDFNAHVSVSRWGGEIDEPGPLMERIRGIEGVTGAAPALEGVVFVRHRGRVFTPLLMGVDAELEPGVSRIPESVTAGRFDPGYGEAVLGADLASRLGVGVGEVLVVISPQSFAMEDEIMLPVELTVSGIFDVGMYQFDAGYMLTSLATAGDLYGVERGVHRVRVRTRDPYRAPEAAAEIEETLGGAYSAVTWMEQNRQLFSALNVEKNMMFFLLIFITIVAAFGITNTLITLAVQKTHEIGLLKALGFSGGRIMRIFVWLGWMEGAAGSLLGLGLGSLILRYRNGLLRALSSRFRVELLPEELYQLAEIPARTVWTDVVAVVALVMAICTLAGLLPAWRAARLDPVEAIRYE
- a CDS encoding Mur ligase domain-containing protein translates to MSRLHFTGIGGVGMSALARAALHLGHAVSGSDRTRDRGVRTPLLQALESEGARLFPQDGSGVTPETDALVISSAIEADNPEWTAARRLDVAVRGRAELLADFCRGSELVAVAGTAGKTTVTGMLGHIFRHLGRSPNVYCGGEMLAENGRRLGNFLPGSEPLWIVETDESDRSLLKFSPDHAVITNLGRDHFDLDEVRELFDRFAAATRRTLVTDGAREAASIETRARGAGTAFTWRGMEYTLPQPGRHNVENAVNAILLCEAMGFAAESVRDALACFGGIARRLERVGTRNGLPVYDDYAHNPLKIRSAWRTLSERCGRVVGWWRPHGYGPLADLAGALEDTFAEVCRPDDRLLVLPVFYAGGTARRRLKTDDFVKRLAARGVPAEFAGSYEALHARIGELTGGPGAGDTILLGMGARDPELEMFARRVACV
- the purN gene encoding phosphoribosylglycinamide formyltransferase; its protein translation is MAERISHRETPMLNLAVFGSGSGSNLQSILDAIRAGRLDARLRCVISDVPDAYILERARSAGIPAVHLDCAPFKTKLDGEAQQRAIELLSEHGADTIALAGFMRIVKSGLLDAYPRRIVNIHPALLPAFPGLEAWKQALDYGAKVAGCTVHFVDAGMDTGPIILQRAVEVHDDDTPESLHARILEQEHAAYPEALQRLAENRLRMEGRRVVLSVNPE
- a CDS encoding DNA translocase FtsK, whose product is MSNLSLMGKDNTPKARSGPRELAGVVWLALFLIACLSFITYHPGDISALQSPPVRPAHNAVGPVGGWFAYTGMLFFGLAGYGIPIACLLIGLLAIVRSDRRLWPRIAWALGALLCLGTLLDLSGAMAAGLVDRLNLPSSGGVLGQAIAHRTLGAWFGAAGTGVLAAAGLIVCFAGLTDIYPLALLRGSGTLFRNLRKWGGALKAGLAAAAARVQAAVQRRREAAATPEVDEDPQPASFGGDDEGLFPAAPTASGERESPPKKKPRKKKPAKPAEPPREEPEPEPEPRPVSKGPSEYALPPLTLLQQPAAGKAGGGNPDTDRESEVLQSTLTEFNVQAQVTNAEVGPVVTRYEVRPAPGVRVGRISQLSNDIARALKARTVRIQAPVPGKDVVGIEIPNPETSMVVARQLVETKTFRSAKTALPLILGKDVSGKNLIADLADMPHILIAGATGSGKTVCMNSLLAGLLMSRTPDELKLMLIDPKIVEFQHYQNLPHLVVPVITDPKKVIFGLRWAIKEMERRFQLFSKAGVRNIAGYNARPKVRQGQLFEEGEDETSELPERLPYIVIVIDELADLMMVAQAEIEGGIARLAQLSRAVGIHMIIATQRPSVNVITGTIKANFPARIAFQVAQKVDSRTIIDASGADKLLGRGDMLFAPPDASRLVRAQGTFTTDEEIEKITEHWRGQGQPEYVQEIHKKLDNPSAPTGLESEEESKDDDVLEQAIEIIRQTKRASTSSLQRRLRIGYNRAARLMDQLEERGVVGPPSDTGPREILIDFDGEIPQNRESAETPPAE